Within the Populus trichocarpa isolate Nisqually-1 chromosome 14, P.trichocarpa_v4.1, whole genome shotgun sequence genome, the region TATATCCAAATGTGAGGATGGATCTAGTCTTATTTGGAGCTAGCCAAAATGAATCATTGTAGTATAAAACTCAAAAGCTTTCCCTAAAAGCTAATCAATCTAGCTAATAATAACCTTGATAAGgaaattaagatttatttatcttaaaaatagataattaaaaaaatgttatgctGCACTCGAACTCGAACCGAGATGCTCTTCAGACACGAACTCTCGCAGCTCTGAAAGACAGGCAGGAGTTGAAAAACTAAATCTACAATGAATGGACTGAAGAACTAAGACTTTCCTtcttttaatgtaattattcCTACCCTTTGTCCTTAAAGAGATGCAACAGTCACAATGCATAGAACAAGCTaagcattaaaataaataaattaattgtaagtAAATTAATCACTATACAAtcatatgaaacaaaaaaaatatatataattacttgCATGTTTACGATCATTAGGCGTTCCAGACTTGGCGAGAACCTCAAGATCAACAAGGCTCATAGACATGAGTCCTAACGTAAGTCCAGACATCATCCCAGCAAACAATACTAGAAAAGCCACAACTGCGACCCGACTCCAGAACCCAGCTCCACAGCATCTATACTCAAACCCCATTCGATTTCaaatttctctcctttcttttattatttgcaCACTCCTCTTTGGTTAGTATTAGTATATGAGTATCCACATGTGTACCAATTTATGACGAGGTGATTTGTGAAAAAAGGTTGAGCTACTTCTCGGAGAAGACTAGAATAAAATCAGATTCTGAAGCTTAGTGGAACTCCAAGTTGAAATATCGGGAACATTGGAACATTGCCTCTCTGTAACTAAATAATTGCTTTTCTATGaacaaattatcaataaattagTGTGAAAAGAAAGTGAAGGGAAAAGGAGTAAGAGCTAGCTGGCTGTTGAATGTTGGGGCCTTGATATGGACCGTCATCATCCAATATTTGCCCCCAAAAAAATCagggaaaaaatttaaaaataaaaaaagagagagaaaaggcaaaaagaaaaatgccAAATAAGAGTCTTGGATAGAGGGCCAAGCCTATGCTTGTTTTTCTGGGCCATACAATCAAGCTTGCCTTTCCAAAAAATTGGAAAAGGTCCAATAATCAACATCTTTGTAGTTTGTCCTGCCTAGTTAAGTTTCCCAATGTTGATTCTGTGTAATTGGCCGGAAGAACAAACggatttttaggttttctttggtattgtttgaaaatttttaatttttttaatttttaattatatttttaatttttgaattgttttgatttactcatatcacaaataaattttaaaaattaaaaaaaaatattattttaatatatttccaaacaaaaaacactttaaaaaacaatatctactACACTATCTAACatgcttttaataaaaaataatcttttttttttaagtttttttgatcATCTTATTGAAAactagttagaaaaaaaaatccaataattaagAAAACCGTAGTTAATTAGACCAGACTGTATGATAAATTTTCATGGAGTAGAAATAGTAACTTCGATGACTGGTTTTTTCTAGTCATGTAAATAATCCCCTTAGTTAAAAATCGTAggatcaatatttgttttttaaataattcatcttaaaaaaatggagcaacactattttataaatcattttctcCGTGATCGTTTAAACGCCGggttcaacaaaaataaaataatttccttCTATAAAGGGAATTTTGCAAGTATTCCTGTATTCTACTCAAAATTATAGTTAAATATACTTTTTTGTTTGTTCAGAATtgagttttgatgtttttatatattaggcatcaaaatatatatttagtttatatttttatataaaagaaaaataaatgataaattaatgtaAGCATCGTATCCTGTGTGCTTGCCTTCGTTTACTATTTTTACTGGATgcgaaaacaaaaattaaccaataaaagaaaagagaagagagatatattaaaaataatagaaattatattttaaaatttttaaaattaaaatattgaattgagatgattttttaacataataacaGAGTCTTAATAATTAAGAGATCAtaaattcaaatcttattatccctataaaaataaagtacaaAATAGTATAGATATATAccagtttcaagctcaaaagaTTCGGTTAAGTGAATgcattagagaataatataaattatattttgagattttatctaataattttagttatttttaatttaaaattttagattgagatgattatttacaaggtttttcaatgtttttcacCATTGGATAATATATTTCAAGCAAGCTGCTGCTGACTtctgaaaactgaaaaaacatataacgtttcaggggggggggggggggggaatttGACACTATCTTTATTGAGAGAAGAGGGAAAGATgtacacaagaaaaaaaaggtctgGCCTCTGCAAATATAGCATCACCACACATTCTTGCCAACATAATAGTATCAAAGTGGTGTGTGCGAGGAAGAGATTCAGATTCCTGCTGTCGACTGCTCAGTGCTCCACTATCTTACGAGAACAAGGCAAGTAGGAAACGCAGTTAAATCTGTTGTCATGAATTAAAGAGAGAGCTGTTGAAATGCTGACAAGCCACATGAGAATAATAGCTCTAACAGAGAGTTTGGAATCTTTGGTTATCTACTATTCTAATCAATTCTAATGCACACTTTGAACACAATGAAAGAAATGGTTGTATTTTTACGAATCTGATCTATTCCTatatgatggaaaatttatgtatCTTTAACATAACTCCAAAATTGTTGTTGAGTTTTTGAGTTGAGGTTGTTAGTTGATGCTGTGCCCACTAAGGTGATAATATTACTAGCTGCTGATCTTCCTTGAAGTGAAAGAACTGAAAGTTCAGCTAACTATTATCACCAATAATCCCCACAAGAGCACCGCCCATCCTCAAAGCAATGAAATCTATAGGCATCCCTTACAGTAATTTTTCGACGAGCAATAGCCGACATAAATTTGATTGCATTGTGGCAATCCCCACATATCCTCAGGTTTTTCACCACAAGTAAAGGCTCCCCATGTTTTGTAAAAAGAAGTCCGAATGCAACTGCTAGCTTCTCGCTATGATGCGCTAACAtaatctctttctcttgttCCCCTGTTTCATCGTCTTTAACAAAAGCCCATCTCACATCTGGCACATACCCAGCTCTCTTCATCTTGACAAACATCTCATCCAAGTACATGTGAATTTCCTTTATCCTTGGATGCGAATTATCTTCAGCCACAAACACATGCACCCTTTTGTTTAATTCAATCCAACTACAGCCTGGTTTCTTCCTTATGCCTCGATCTCGCATAAGCTTTCTAATTCTTGCTGCCTCTTCCCATTTTCTGGCAGCGGAATACATACTTGCAAGCATGATATAGGGTACAGCATTTGTAGGTTCCAGCTGCAAAAACTGGTTTGCTGCCTTCTCAGCTAGCTCCATATTTCCATATTTCCTACAAGCACCAAGTAGTGCAGCCCAAGCTGCAGATCCAGGGCTAAAGGGCATGGTGTCAATCAGCCTCTCAGCTTCACTCAACTTGCCAGCTCGACCCAAAAGATCAATCATGCATGAATAATGTTCTGCTTCAGGTTCGATCCCAAATATATCtttcatcatattaaaatacttCTTGCCCTCCTCAACTCTTCCAGTGTGTGCACAAGCAGAAAGGATAGAAACCAAGGTTATACTTGTAGGGGCAATACTAGCTGCAAGCATCTGTTCGAAAAGGTTTAGTGATTCAGTTCCAATTCCATGTTGAGCATAGCCTGCAATAATGGAATTTAATGTCACAGTGTTATGTTGGGGCATCCTCTGAAATAATTTTCTTGCATCTTGAAGGTTTCCGCACTTTGAATACATTGTCACAAGTGCATTATTTActgaaatttgatttgaagggatCTCAGATTTCATTGCCAATGCATGGAACTGTTTTCCCTGAGAAGGAGATGATAAATTAGAGCACGCGCTAATTGCACACACAAAGCTACAATCATCTGGCCAATAACCTGCACGCTGCATCTGTCTAAAACATTCAAGAGCCTCCACAGATAGCTCCTTATTCTGTGAATATCCAGAAATCATTGTATTCCAAACAACCAAGTCTGATCCACAAATCTCTTCAAATACTTTCCTTGATTCTGACATGCCAGCTCCACACTTTGCATACATGTCAATCAAACCGCTTCCTACGTGACGATTTTTATTAAACCCAGTTTTGATCGCCTTAGCATGGAACTGAAGCCCCCCGGACAAATCCTCCACACATGAAAAAGTCGTTAAGACACTCGCTAGAGTAAACATATCAATTTCAAAACCCCTATGAACCATATCTCGATACAATGCTAAAGCTTTAAGCCCCCTTTTATGCTGCCCATATGCCACAATCATAGAGTTCCAAGAAACCTCATCTCTAACTTCCTCTCCCATCCCATTAAACACCATTTCTGCCTCCTCCAAAATCCCATTTTTACTATAATAAGTAAGCAGAGAATTTTTCACCGAAACATAGGAATCGAAACCGGACGAAAAGGCCAGAGAATGCAACTGTCTAATCAAACCAACATGATTGCAGCAAGCAGTGATCACTCCAGAAAAAGTGAATCCATCCATGACAAGACCCATCTCTCTCATTTCCCCAAACAAACTTAACGCAGATAAAGTATCCCCACGATCCGCGTAAGCATTAATGAGTGTGTTAAAAGAAACAAGGTCTGGTTGGGGTATTTGATCAAACAAGTGGTGTGCAACATGAATGAGTGATTCTTTAGCATAAGCAGCAATGAgagcattaaaagaaaaaacatttggtTCATGGGTTTGGTTAAAAGCATGGTGAGCAGTGGTTAGGAGGTTGCATTTGGAGTAAAGGAGGATGAAGTGGTTGGAGAGATAGGTTGAGGAAGGTATTAGAGATTTGAGGTAGATAGTATGGAGGGATTTTCCTGTTAAGAGGTCTTTGTTGGCTATGCATGATTTCAAGATTTGGCGAAAGCTTTGCAGGGTCCATGAGAATTGGGTCATCTGAAGTCTAAAACTTCTCAAAAGCTCTGGACAATTGCCCCTTCCTCAATGGTTTAACGCCCTTCCATAACTCGAGCACTAACTCGGGCTGCGGGTTGTTGTTATCTGTGATTCCAGTCATTTTCTCAAAATCTTATTATTGCACAAGAACATATGGTCAATGCTTGGTCACGAGGACAACACAGAATTTCACAGCTCAATTGCTATTAAAAATGTCTAGGAGATTACCAAAAGGATTTGTTGAAAGTTTTGTAACTTTCTTTTATTCCagttttttccaacaaaaactAACGTTAAGTTGCATTGATACACTTGCATGGAGTTATGAGTTATAACTCCTTTCTTATATCAGGCTTCATGGACCTTGGATCAGGCCTACCCATCATGAACGGATCAATCTTAATCCAAATCCAACATTTTCCACTTGGACAGGATGTTCCCATGAGCCCACATGTATTTTGATAGTTGTTATAATGTAAGTATCAGGTAATGTTTGTATGTGGCAGCGGTAgaggaaatatattttttattttaaaaatataaaaatttactgaaaaaatattcaagagacatgtttattttctatctctatttttattttattaaccaaacattttttactgtttttgtcatttttatcctaaaacaataatcaaatgcTACCATAAAAAtgtagattattttattttatttatgtttcattGTAtcccatatatttttaattatattggattAAACGACCTAATCCCTTAAGGttatattgaataatttaatataaattgtcTTTTTTCACCCGCTCAAGTTCCAAACTGTCAAATCTATTAGTTCCCTGACACATCTTATAAGCTATTTATCTTCGCTGTTATCAGAAGCatacaaaaatataacataTTACAAGGAATTTAAAAGTTACTAAGgctattttcatattttagtcTCAAAAGAAACTcactcaataaaaatatatggattgatcttcattttctttattggtAGACTAAAGTACACAGTGGAGATTACATGTTTCAATGATGACTATACTATTTAGAAGAAATATACATATCATTTTTAGCAGTGTCTGTTTGAAAACGCTGCAACAATGTATTTCCAAACAGTCCGTCTCTTCATTTAGCTAAGATTTTGAAGGATTGGAATTGCAAAGGCAATTATTGGCGATGGAGCTATAAAAgttaaaacccaataaaaatattttattaaaatataatataaatcatatcttaaaatcttatctaacaacttaaatttttgagttgagatggttttttaatatgatatcagaACTTTAATAACCAAACGGTTATCAatttgaatctcatcatcctatttatttgataaaaattaaatataatataatgtaaaCATATACgagttaaataatataaattatatattaaaatcttactTAACAGATTATTTAACTTAATTCCAACAAGAGCAAGTGACAGGATTAAACCTGTAACATGCACCCTGTGGAAGCAAGACAGAACTTATGCTAATGTCTAAGTCTGTTGGGTAATATATGCACAATGGGTCCATTTCTTAATGGATTTAAGGGCTCTATGAAAGAGTGATCTGCATATCTGCCCATTTCACTTCGATTCAGTattcaaaatgacaaaaaagtgTTGAAATCTATGTTAACTTACAGAGTCACCGGGCCAAGACTTTAGCTGTCAGAAGTAACCCAACGGACACATGTTCTCGGCACTCCAACTAGCCCTGGGTCCATTGATTGACTCAATGGGCCTTCAATCTCTACACTCACCGTTAATCCTAGTTGGGTCTCAATCCTGAACCCCCACCACTTCAGAtacttatatttatatattttttatgaaatgatcTGTAACTCACCCAACCTAGCAATAgtttttctgatttttcaaaaaaaatatcgagATCGGATTCctttaataatgaaaaaaaaagtaatattccgttttaagataaaaaaacaaaaataattgggATAAAGAAGAcgtgtctcttttttttaatatttttatataattgaataattattttgatgtattttaaataaaaaatactcttaaaaaatattttataccacAATACTAAACCCGTACGTATTTAAAGAAGAGTCTGGAAACAAGAGTCGGTATCCAAGGTGTAACAATACATACACGATTAGCGTGCAAATAACATTGAAGGGCAACGCATATATTGAACAATTATCACTGGAGTGTAGGCCATACACGAGGAACCGAAATCACTTTCAAGCTAGGCTGGACTGAGTGCCCATCGAAGGTACAATATGGGAAGCTGCATGGCTTGGTTGGAACTGTTTGATTTGGAGAAGTCCTTGTAAGTAATTGGAAAGAGGTTTTTATAACTGAGACCActtgttgtttgattttgtatgcTCTCCATGCTTGATTGTTACCCCCCATAATGACCCCCTTGGATATATCCAAGACAGAACGTCGCAGCAAGTTTGACATGAACATGCAAGGCTTGTACTGGCTCTGCAGCATGGGTCCTCGGTTTATAAATCTCTACTGTGACTTTGAGAGCAACCAGACTAGACTTTCCTCGACGTCGAATTGCgtgtatttatttaatgaattgAAGGTCAACTAGATGCTAAACTCAACATGTTAATTCAAATAGGATAAGAATTCCTTGATTGTTTATCATCATTGTAATCTTCAaatgttgtattatttttttggaaggTAAAAAGCTTTGCATCCCTTCCCTCCTATCACAAAATTTTCCCAAACAAACTAAATACTAGACTTATTATCTTagataatattacattatatataGTTTACATACATTATTATAggattttttgtgttaattataGGTGAGCCATACCCATTATTACTGTATATTTACGTACCTTCTCAATTAATTTAGGTTTGGTTGCTATAAGTGCATATTTACCTTCTCAACTAGTTTAGACAATTAATTTCATATGCAATACAGACAAACTCTTTCACTTATTCTTGTGTTTTGTTATGGTATCACAgtaataaacaattttttttgtcgttttcttttaagttttctgCTAGCTTATTAGTGTTCGAGGGAACCCCTACCTTTCCTCTTCACGGTGtttcacttttgttttgctGCACCTACATTATACTCCTAATCCATTATTTCTGGTGTTCGCATCCTTCGTGACACCTCCTATGCTATTAAATCTACCATCATTTGACTCGTTCGCAGTCCACTGTTCTTGGTAAAAGCTcgtatgtttg harbors:
- the LOC7497310 gene encoding pentatricopeptide repeat-containing protein At3g49710; this translates as MTQFSWTLQSFRQILKSCIANKDLLTGKSLHTIYLKSLIPSSTYLSNHFILLYSKCNLLTTAHHAFNQTHEPNVFSFNALIAAYAKESLIHVAHHLFDQIPQPDLVSFNTLINAYADRGDTLSALSLFGEMREMGLVMDGFTFSGVITACCNHVGLIRQLHSLAFSSGFDSYVSVKNSLLTYYSKNGILEEAEMVFNGMGEEVRDEVSWNSMIVAYGQHKRGLKALALYRDMVHRGFEIDMFTLASVLTTFSCVEDLSGGLQFHAKAIKTGFNKNRHVGSGLIDMYAKCGAGMSESRKVFEEICGSDLVVWNTMISGYSQNKELSVEALECFRQMQRAGYWPDDCSFVCAISACSNLSSPSQGKQFHALAMKSEIPSNQISVNNALVTMYSKCGNLQDARKLFQRMPQHNTVTLNSIIAGYAQHGIGTESLNLFEQMLAASIAPTSITLVSILSACAHTGRVEEGKKYFNMMKDIFGIEPEAEHYSCMIDLLGRAGKLSEAERLIDTMPFSPGSAAWAALLGACRKYGNMELAEKAANQFLQLEPTNAVPYIMLASMYSAARKWEEAARIRKLMRDRGIRKKPGCSWIELNKRVHVFVAEDNSHPRIKEIHMYLDEMFVKMKRAGYVPDVRWAFVKDDETGEQEKEIMLAHHSEKLAVAFGLLFTKHGEPLLVVKNLRICGDCHNAIKFMSAIARRKITVRDAYRFHCFEDGRCSCGDYW